One Accipiter gentilis chromosome 25, bAccGen1.1, whole genome shotgun sequence genomic region harbors:
- the CCDC198 gene encoding uncharacterized protein CCDC198 encodes MGLSSSKTHPKVTKVAPMRAREDLPALTTPYQLPGVHPPAAEWGKSTFYGELPPLRETWYGRASAGPLSFNTVLEKGETSIIKQHPPRRPQRLEPAGPPQAIAPAKPWSQQDVIATPKMKALEKRGQSLRHLPGRRQHLHKLQMLDLTRRRREAELKRNLHREAKINKEKIKEFSPKKVLDTLQRGDSAESRDLVPAEHNQHFHGDDHGNTWGGGLSTQPDGAELSPGRSGKVDLWFCREPRTRDLFWDTSSTGSDEWEREEKIYRKPTLVRTKTERVSLFDDFFDRDF; translated from the exons ATGGGTCTGAGCTCTTCCAAAACTCACCCCAAGGTGACCAAAGTGGCACCGATGCGTGCCAGGGAGGACCTGCCTGCTCTCACCACCCCGTACCAGCTCCCCGGCGTGCATCCGCCGGCCGCAGAATGGGGAAAATCCACGTTTTATGGGGAGCTTCCACCTCTCCGGGAGACCTGGTATGGGAGAGCCTCTGCAG GGCCCCTTTCTTTCAACACCGTGCTGGAAAAGGGAGAAACCAGCATCATTAAACAACACCCGCCTCGAAGACCTCAA AGACTTGAACCTGCTGGTCCTCCACAAGCAATCGCTCCTGCAAAGCCCTGGAGTCAGCAAGATGTGATTGCAACCCCCAAAATGAAG GCTCTGGAGAAGAGGGGGCAAAGCCTGAGACACCTCCCGGGCAGGCGGCAGCACTTGCACAAGCTGCAGATGCTGGACTTGACCCGCAGGCGCCGAGAG GCAGAGCTGAAGCGAAATCTCCACAGGGAGGcaaaaatcaataaagaaaaaatcaaGGAATTCAGCCCAAAGAAAGTCCTTGACACTCTCCAGAGAGGTGACAGCGCTGAAAGCCGAGACCTCGTCCCTGCTGAGCACAATCAGCATTTTCATGGAGACGACCATG gaaACACGTGGGGTGGAGGGCTCTCCACGCAGCCCGATGGGGCTGAACTCTCTCCAGGCAGGAGCGGGAAGGTTGACCTGTGGTTCTGCAGGGAGCCGCGGACGAGGGATCTGTTCTGGGACACCTCCAGCACAGGCTCCGACgagtgggaaagggaagagaagatttACCGCAAACCTACGCTTGTGAGAACCAAAACGGAGAGAGTTTCTCTCTTCGATGACTTCTTTGATAGGGATTTCTAG